ATTTGTCCTGCTGTTTTTTCTCGGCACATGGACAGCAATAGGTTTTGCAATCGGTGCAGTTGGTTCTGCACTTGCCGGCTATATCGGCATGATGGTTAGTGTGAGGGCTAATGTCCGCACAGCACAGGCTGCAGGGAAAGGACTTAATGAGGCACTAAAGCTTGCCTTCAAGGGCGGCTCTGTTACAGGTATGGTGGTAGTTGGATTGGCTTTGATCAGCATTGCAGGTTTCTATTTTATTGTTACCTCTGCAGAGCCTGAAGCAAAAAAGGCATTCCACGCCCTTGTGGGCCTTGGATTCGGAGGCTCCTTAATGAGCGTCTTTGCCCGTATTGCAGGTGGCATCTATACAAAGGCAGCAGATGTTGGAGCAGACCTTGTTGGTAAGGTCGAGGCAGGAATTCCAGAGGACGACCCGAGAAACCCTGCTGTTATTGCAGACAATGTGGGCGATAATGTTGGCGACTGTGCTGGTATGGCTGCTGACCTTTACGAGACCTATGTAGTTACACTTGTTGCAGCAATGCTTTTAGCAGGGACAATCTTTGGATACAATAGCAAATGGGTTCAGTTCCCAATGCTCTTAGGAGGTATCTCTATTGTTGCCTCTGTTATCGGCACATATTTTGTTCGTCTCGGCAAAAAGCAATATATAATGGGTGCCCTTTATAAAGGGCTTGCAGTCTCAGGGGTCCTCGCTGCAATTGCCTTCTATTTTGTATCTAATAAGTTTATTGCAGGTCTATCCGGCAAAGATGCAGGTGTCTTCACTGCAGGAAGCGTTTTTCTAACTGCATTGATAGGGCTTGCACTTACATGGTTGATAGTTATGATTACAGAATACTTCACATCAAAGAGCTTCGCCCCGGTTAAACATATCGCATCTGCAAGCCAGACAGGCCACGGCACGAATGTCATTGCAGGCCTTGCGGTTAGTATGAAGTCAACAGGTATGCCTGTTATAGTCATCGTTGCAGCAATCCTCGGTGCGTATGCATTAGGCGGTGGTTTTAGCGGTAATCCTGGAGGAGGTCTTTTCGCAATAGCACTTTCAGCGGTCTCGATGCTCTCTATGACAGGCATTGTTGTTGCTATTGACTCATACGGGCCAATTACAGATAATGCCGGAGGCATTGCCGAGATGGCGGAGCTTCCTAAAGAGATCCGTGCAATTACTGACCCCCTCGATGCAGTTGGAAATACAACTAAGGCAGTTACAAAAGGATCTGCCATTGGCTCTGCTGGTCTTGCTGCACTTGTGC
This Nitrospirota bacterium DNA region includes the following protein-coding sequences:
- a CDS encoding sodium-translocating pyrophosphatase; this encodes MSGIILFALICGIVGVAYALITAAWVSKQDAGTDRMKKISDAVREGATAFLAREYKAVAMVGVVVFVLLFFLGTWTAIGFAIGAVGSALAGYIGMMVSVRANVRTAQAAGKGLNEALKLAFKGGSVTGMVVVGLALISIAGFYFIVTSAEPEAKKAFHALVGLGFGGSLMSVFARIAGGIYTKAADVGADLVGKVEAGIPEDDPRNPAVIADNVGDNVGDCAGMAADLYETYVVTLVAAMLLAGTIFGYNSKWVQFPMLLGGISIVASVIGTYFVRLGKKQYIMGALYKGLAVSGVLAAIAFYFVSNKFIAGLSGKDAGVFTAGSVFLTALIGLALTWLIVMITEYFTSKSFAPVKHIASASQTGHGTNVIAGLAVSMKSTGMPVIVIVAAILGAYALGGGFSGNPGGGLFAIALSAVSMLSMTGIVVAIDSYGPITDNAGGIAEMAELPKEIRAITDPLDAVGNTTKAVTKGSAIGSAGLAALVLFAEYSRSFGTSMSFELANPKVLAGLFIGGLLPYYFGSLLMEAVGKAAGGVVEEVRRQFREIKGIMEGTGKPEYGRCVDIVTKGAIKQMMVPALIPVAAPIIVGFLLGREALGGVLIGSIITGLFQATAMTSGGGAWDNAKKFIEDG